A stretch of DNA from Nocardioides sp. Arc9.136:
GGCGCCGGGTCCTGCTGCTCTCCCTGCTCACGCCCGCGCCCCTCGACGAGCTGGCCCGCGAGGTGGGGCTGCCCCGCGACGACGCCGAGCGCGAGCTGCGGACCGCCACCGCCGAGTTCGCGGCGGCACGCGGGGTGACCGACGACCCCGACGGCCTCGCCGCGCTCCTCGGGCCCCTGGCCGCCGAGGTGGCCGAGGTCCGGTGGCCGCGCCCCTCGATCATCCGGCGCTCCGGCTCCGGCCGGCGCCGCACGCACACCGCTGCCGGCGTGCTCGCCACCGTCGCGGTGCTCGTCGTCAGCGGGGTCGCCGTGGCCGACGGCGGGGTGCGCGCCACGCTGGACCGGGAGGGCACCACGCGGCAGTCCACCGCGTCCGGCGGCGGCGACGGCGAGGCAGCCCAGCCGCCGCTCGTCGCCGACGCCCTGCTCGGCGCCGACGACGTCCAGCAGCGCGCGAAGGGCACCGGCTGGTCCGAGGGCCGCACCGACGGCAACACCGAGGGCGACGGCACCGCGCTGCCCTGCCAGGAGGACCGGTACGCCGATCCGCGCGGCACCGCCGCCCTGGTGCGCACCTTCGAGGCGGAGCGGGACGGCGACGGCCCGCGGCGGACCGCCTGGCAGATGGCCGAGGTCTCCCGCAGCGAGCGCGCCGCCGGCCGCACGTACCGCCGGGCGGTGTCCTGGTACGCCGGGTGCACCGAGCCGCGCGCGCAGCTGCTCTCGACCCGCTCCCTGGGTGCCGTCGGCGACCAGGCGATGCTGCTGACCCTGCGCTCCTGGGAGCGGCCGGTCCGGACCACGGTCGTCGGCGTCGCCCGCACCGGGCTGGTCACGACGACCACCGTGCTGCGGGTCGGGAACGACGCGGCACCCGACGTCCGCGCCGGTGTCGCCCTGCTCGCCGAGGCCGTCCGCGGACTGTGCGGGCTGCCCGACGGCGGCTCGTGCGTGGGCAAGCCGGAGCCACAGCTGGTCCGGCCGGTCGCCGTCGGCGAGGTGCCGAGCCTGCTCTCCGAGATCGACCTGCCCCCGGTGCAGGGGGTCGCGAAGCCCTGGACGGGCAGCCCGACCGTGCGGGCCGACCAGAACGCCGCCGCGACCCCGTGCGACCGCACGTCCTTCACCGGCAAGGGGATCACCGACAACGTGACCCGCACCTTCGTGGTGCTCGACGCCGGGCTCCCGACGGAGTTCGGCCTGACCCAGACCGTCGGCAACCTTCCGAGCCGGAAGGCCGCGACCGCCTTCGTCGAGGGCGTGCGCCGCCGGATCGACCGCTGCGCCGAGGACGACCTGACCACCGAGGTGCGCCGGATCTCCCACACCGACACCCGCCGCGAGGACCTCTCGGTGTGGGCGGTCACCACTGAGCTGTCCGACGAGACGACCGTCCGCTACCTGATGGCGGTGCTGCGCACCGACCGGACCGTCGGCCAGGTGGGGTTCGTCCCGGCCGGTGGCCGGACCATGGGCGACGGTGCCTTCGCCGGTCTGGCGCGGCGGGCGCTCGAGCGGCTGCACGAGCACCCGACGTCCTGACCCGCCCCTCCTCGCCCGCCCCTCCTGGGCCCCGTCAGCGAGGGTCCGCGACTTTCCGGTGGTTCGCGTGCAACCGTGACCTGCGCTGAGGCGTATGCCCCCTGACCGGCCACGAAGGCCGGCCAGAAGCAGGACAGCAGACGGGACACGAGTCGATGGACGAACGCGAGTTCGACGACTTCTACACCGCGTCGTTCCAGAGGATCACCGGCCAGGTGTACGCCATGATCGGGAATCGGGACGAGGCGCAGGAGTGCGTCCAGGAGGCCTTCGTGCGGGCATGGGCGCACCGCCGCAAGCTCGAGCGGGCCGAGCACCCGGAGGCGTGGGTGCGCACGACGGCCTACCGCCTGGCCGTCAGCCGCTGGCGACGTACGTCGCGTGGCCGGCGGCCCGCCGACCGCGCGCTCGCCGCGCCCACCGAGACCGCCGCACCGAGCGAGGCGCACGTGGCCCTGGTGGCCGCGCTCAAGCAGCTGCCCGAGGCGCAGCGCCAGGCGCTCGTGCTGCACCACATCGCCGACCTCCCGGTCCAGGCCGTGGCCCGCGAGACCGGCGTCCCGGAGGGCACGGTCAAGGCCCGGCTCAGCCGGGGGCGCGCCGCCCTGGCGGCCCTGCTCTCCGACGACACCGGCTACCAGGAGGGAGCGAGCCGTGCGTGACCCGATCGAGGACCTCGAGCACTTCCGAACCGATGGGACCACCGTGAACCCCCTGCCCGCCTCCGAGGTACGGCGCCGCGGCGACCGGATGCGGCGCCGCACGACCGCGCTCGCCACCGCCGGTGGTGTCGCCGCGGCCCTCGTCGCGGTGGCCGTCCCCTTCGGCATCTCCCGCTCCGGCGCGGACGCCGGCCGCGACATCAGCCCGGCACCGCCGACCGTCGAGTGGCTCGAGCAGGCGCCCGAGGAGTTCCCGCTCGACGACGGCTACGCGTTCGGCTCCGCCGTCGACGAGGTCGCGACCAGCATCCCCGCGGCCTGCGGGACGCCGTTCTGGACGACCGAGGGGACCACCGACGTCCAGGGCGCGGCGGTCTACGGCGGCGAGGCCTTCGACGCCCGGACGCTGATGGTCTACCCCGACGACACCGCGGCCGCCGAGGCGCTGGCCGGCATCCGCGACGCCGTCGCCGACTGCCCCGAGCAGACCGACGCCGACGACACCCCCGACAACACCCTGGTCTACGACGTGCTCGACCAGGGCCTGCCCACCGAGGACTCCTTCGTCTTCGTCGAGCGGGTCCGCGACGAGGCCGACGGCCTGCTCTACAGCGCGACGACCACGATGGTCGGCCGCAGCGGG
This window harbors:
- a CDS encoding RNA polymerase sigma factor, with the translated sequence MDEREFDDFYTASFQRITGQVYAMIGNRDEAQECVQEAFVRAWAHRRKLERAEHPEAWVRTTAYRLAVSRWRRTSRGRRPADRALAAPTETAAPSEAHVALVAALKQLPEAQRQALVLHHIADLPVQAVARETGVPEGTVKARLSRGRAALAALLSDDTGYQEGASRA